AGTTGGCGAGAGCTGCCTTCGCTGCCGCGTAGGGTGCTGTGCCGGGCATTGGGCTGCGGCGCTGGACTGAGGTGATGTGGACGATCGCTCCACGCTTGTTCGCGATCATTGTGGGCGTCAGTGCCCGGTCCAGTCGCACTGCGCCGAAGAAGTTCGTCTCAAATGCCTGCTGCCAGTCGTCATTTGTCAGGGAGACGGTCCCGCCGGGTTTGATGTCGGAACCGCCGACGTTGTGAATCAGGATGTCCAGGCCGCCGCCGAGTAGCTCCAATGTGCGCTCGGCGAGTGCCGACGTCCCGCCCACAGTGGAGACGTCAGCCTTGACGAATCCTTCGGTTGGCGCGTCGGGTGTCGTGCGTGCCGCGACGATGACGGTTGCGCCCGCAGCACGTAGTCGATCGGCGATGCCCTTGCCGATGCCGCGCGTACCGCCGGTGACGAGGGCGCGCTTTCCGGTCAGCTCCGCTGGCGTTTGGGTGATCGTGGCGGCGGTGACGGGTGTCATGGCGCTCCTGGTGGCCGAGTTCATGCCCTGGGCGTAAGGACGTCGATGATGGGCCAGGCGACTTCGGTTCTCCATTGGGTTTCGTCTGCCGTGTGCGTGCGATCACAGTGGTAGTACTCGCGGATGCGTGGTCCGACGGCGAGTCCTTGGCTGGCTATGTAGCTGCCAAGCTCGGCGTAGGCGAGGTCGATATCGGCCGGGGCGCCGTGGTGGGTCGTCACGGCGACCTCCGCGGCGGGCACCAGGATGGGTTCGACGTGCCCCAGTTGCCGTGGTGTGGTGACGGGGATAAACACGGTGGCTTGGCCTGGTTCGTGTTGAAACAGGCTCTCGTCGTATATCCCGCCCGCGGGCCCGGTTTGGTCAAGCCGACCAGTCCGCACCGCCTCACGAATATCGTGTAGGGCGTCGTGCCACCAGATTTCGATGTCGATGGGGTCGACGGTGGCGGTGATGGCGACCGCTGGGATGGTCGACTCGGCACGTCGGTGCACGGGCTGCGGACTCGCCGCGTTATTCAGCAGGGCCCGAAGCGAATTGACCGCGGCCTTTGTCTGGGCCAGCTCGGCTTCGAGGTGGTCGATGTGGGCTGCGATCAAGGATTCGCGCTCACCGGCATGCTGAGCGACAAGAACTTCTCGGACGTCGGCGACGGGCATCCGCAGGTCACGTAGTCGTCGGATCAGTTGAGCGGTGGGCAGTTGGTCGAGAGAGTAGTAGCGGTATCCGGTCTCGCTATCGACGTGTACCGGTTCGAGTAGTCCGACATGGTGGTAGTGGCGCAGCGTCTTGACGCTGAGGTGGGTCATCGTGGCGAATTGCCCGACAGAAACGGTGATGCTCATGGCGGCTCCGGGTCAGGAGGGCCGCTCCCCGCTCGGAAGCGGCCCCTCTGGTCAATACTGCGGTTCGGTGTTCTTGATGATGAACAGGCTGACGATCTTGCCGTCACGCAGGCGGAAGTAGTTCGTCATGACCAACGGGTCGGGTAGACCGGTCTTGTCGTAGTCACCGTCGTAGCGGCACCGAACGCACCACATGCCGGCGTTGTCGACGACCTCGACGGGTTCGATCGTGACGCGGTCGCCGACAAACTCTTTGGCCATGAACGCGCGGATACGGTTGGTGCCCCAGAACTCCCGCGAGAAGTCGTTCACGAGCGCATCGTCCGCGAAGGTCTCCATGATCGCGTCCACGTCGAAGCTGTTGATCGCGGCGAAGTGCGCGGTGAGCACGGTGTCCAGTCTGAGCTGTGTAGTCATTGCTTCCTCCTTGCGTCCTGACGTCGAATGACCGTCGGACACAGCCTGAGCCCTCCCGTTACGGGAGAGTCAAGCCGTTGAAGAGCCAAAGTGGCTGCTGCTAGACGTTGAACCGGAATTCGACCACGTCACCGTCGGCCATCACGTAGTCCTTGCCTTCCATCCGGACCTTGCCGGCCGCCTTGGCCGCCGCCATCGACCCGGCGTCGATCAGGTCGTCATACGACACGATTTCGGCTTTGATGAAGCCCTTCTCGAAGTCGGTGTGGATCACTCCGGCGGCCTTGGGCGCGGTATCGCCTTGATGAATCACCCACGCGCGCGCCTCTTTTGGGCCTACTGTCAGGTAGGTCTGCAGCTTGAGAGTGTGAAAACCCGCCCGCGCCAACGCATCTAGTCCACGCTCGGTTTGCCCGATGGACTCAAGCAACTCGGCCGCCGACTCGTCGTCGAGTTCGGCCAGCTCGGATTCAATCTTCGCGTCGAGGAACACCGCGTCGGCCGGTGCGACCATCGCGCTCAGCTCGGCCTTGCGGGCGTCGTCGGTCAGCACCGACTCGTCGGCGTTAAACACGTACAGAAACGGCTTGGTGGTCATCAGGTTCAGCTCGCGCAGCAGTGACGCGTCGACACCGGCCGCGAAGAGCGTCTTGCCGGAGTCCAGCACGGCCTCGGCAGCGACGGCCGCCTCGTGCACGGGCTTGCGCTCCTTGTTGTTGCGGGCTTCCTTCTCCAGCCTCGGGATGGCCTTCTCCAGCGTCTGCATGTCGGCGAGGATCAACTCGGTCTCGATCACCTCGATGTCGGAACGCGGATCGACCTTGCCGTCGACGTGCACGACGTCGTCGTCAGCGAACACCCGCACCACCTGGCAGATCGCGTCGCACTCGCGGATGTTGGCCAGGAACTTGTTGCCGAGCCCGGCGCCCTCGGAGGCGCCTTTCACGATTCCGGCGATGTCGACGAAGGTGACCGGCGCCGCAACGATGCGCTCGGATCCGAATAGTTCCGCCAGCTTGTCGAGCCGCGGATCGGGCAGCGATACCACACCCTCGTTCGGTTCGATCGTCGCGAACGGATAGTTCGCCGCCACCACGTTGTTGCGGGTCAGCGCATTAAACAGTGTCGACTTGCCCACGTTGGGTAGGCCCACGATTCCCAGGCTCAGGCTCACGGGGAACCAAGTTTAGGGCTCCGCGCCCGCAGCCTTGGCGCCGCGCATCGATTCCCGCGTAAAACCCGTGCCACGCCCGGCATCTGTACGAGGTATTTACGGGGGTTTTGGCCCATTGCCGGTACGGTCTACATGTGTCAGCGCAGCGGGCAACCTCGGCAGTAGAAGCTGCCCATCGCTCAATCCACCCCGGCATTCCGGGTGTGCCGTCGTGGATAGCCCTGCTCATCGCGATCACCGCGACTGCCATTGGGTATGGCATCGACTCCGGATCCGGCCACAAGGAGCTGACCGGCATCTTCGCCGGCCTCTATATAGCGGGCTGCGTGGCAGCTGTGCTGGCCGTGCGTCAGGACGGGCTGTTCACCGCGGTTATCCAGCCGCCGCTGATACTTTTCTGCGCGGTGCCGGGGGCTTACTGGCTGTTCCACGGTGCCAAACTCGGCAGCCTCAAAGACCTGCTGATCAACTGCGGCTATCCGCTCATCGAGCGGTTCCCCCTGATGCTGGGCGCCGCCGGTGGCGTCCTACTGATCGGCCTGATCAGGTGGTACACGGGTCTCTCGCAGCGGACGCCTGCCGCGGACGCGACTGGCGACACCGCTGCTGCCGGTCCCGCGCCGAAGTCGTCCTTCGTCCAGGTCGTCAGCGCGAAGCTGAACTCGCTCCTGGGCATTGCGTCCTCCGAAGAGGATGCCGACGAAGCCACCGACGCACCCCGCGCCGCGAGGTCCTCCGCCAGAGCCAGCCGAACCTCGCGCAGCGGTCGGTCCGCCACGGGTTCGGCCCGAAGTCGCTCCCGGCACGCCCGCCCGTCGCCGGAAGACGAGCACGGACCCGTCGACGAGCGGCCACGCCGGCGGCGCCAGGCCCCGTCCCGCGACTTCGATCCCGCCGACCCGCCGCGCCGGTCCTCTGGACGCCGTCCGCGACCGCAGAGCGATCCGGATC
The DNA window shown above is from Mycobacterium sp. Aquia_216 and carries:
- a CDS encoding SDR family oxidoreductase — protein: MTPVTAATITQTPAELTGKRALVTGGTRGIGKGIADRLRAAGATVIVAARTTPDAPTEGFVKADVSTVGGTSALAERTLELLGGGLDILIHNVGGSDIKPGGTVSLTNDDWQQAFETNFFGAVRLDRALTPTMIANKRGAIVHITSVQRRSPMPGTAPYAAAKAALANYSKSLSNDLAQHGIRVNSVSPGFIETEAAREFTNQHAAARQISSAAAREEIIESIGGIPLGQPGTPHDVGDLVAFLVSDRAGYLTGAEYLIDGGSTRTM
- a CDS encoding MerR family transcriptional regulator, which translates into the protein MSITVSVGQFATMTHLSVKTLRHYHHVGLLEPVHVDSETGYRYYSLDQLPTAQLIRRLRDLRMPVADVREVLVAQHAGERESLIAAHIDHLEAELAQTKAAVNSLRALLNNAASPQPVHRRAESTIPAVAITATVDPIDIEIWWHDALHDIREAVRTGRLDQTGPAGGIYDESLFQHEPGQATVFIPVTTPRQLGHVEPILVPAAEVAVTTHHGAPADIDLAYAELGSYIASQGLAVGPRIREYYHCDRTHTADETQWRTEVAWPIIDVLTPRA
- a CDS encoding nuclear transport factor 2 family protein; this translates as MTTQLRLDTVLTAHFAAINSFDVDAIMETFADDALVNDFSREFWGTNRIRAFMAKEFVGDRVTIEPVEVVDNAGMWCVRCRYDGDYDKTGLPDPLVMTNYFRLRDGKIVSLFIIKNTEPQY
- the ychF gene encoding redox-regulated ATPase YchF; its protein translation is MSLSLGIVGLPNVGKSTLFNALTRNNVVAANYPFATIEPNEGVVSLPDPRLDKLAELFGSERIVAAPVTFVDIAGIVKGASEGAGLGNKFLANIRECDAICQVVRVFADDDVVHVDGKVDPRSDIEVIETELILADMQTLEKAIPRLEKEARNNKERKPVHEAAVAAEAVLDSGKTLFAAGVDASLLRELNLMTTKPFLYVFNADESVLTDDARKAELSAMVAPADAVFLDAKIESELAELDDESAAELLESIGQTERGLDALARAGFHTLKLQTYLTVGPKEARAWVIHQGDTAPKAAGVIHTDFEKGFIKAEIVSYDDLIDAGSMAAAKAAGKVRMEGKDYVMADGDVVEFRFNV
- a CDS encoding DUF6542 domain-containing protein — encoded protein: MSAQRATSAVEAAHRSIHPGIPGVPSWIALLIAITATAIGYGIDSGSGHKELTGIFAGLYIAGCVAAVLAVRQDGLFTAVIQPPLILFCAVPGAYWLFHGAKLGSLKDLLINCGYPLIERFPLMLGAAGGVLLIGLIRWYTGLSQRTPAADATGDTAAAGPAPKSSFVQVVSAKLNSLLGIASSEEDADEATDAPRAARSSARASRTSRSGRSATGSARSRSRHARPSPEDEHGPVDERPRRRRQAPSRDFDPADPPRRSSGRRPRPQSDPDLRGQSPREGRREPRGRPNPYERPAPRGSRHDDGYDRYEPPSPGRYQSYDPSESYPGAAEPRRRRPAANGTNGSDSTHHPISQVRYRGSGPSDERRGEPRGDRRSRLRSNGRPSERPPAESWEYDA